A single Methanocaldococcus bathoardescens DNA region contains:
- the asd gene encoding aspartate-semialdehyde dehydrogenase: MKIKVGVLGATGSVGQRFVQLLADHPMFELTALAASERSAGKKYKDACYWFQDRDIPENIKDMVVIPTDPKHEAFEDVDIVFSALPSDLAKKFEPEFAKEGKLVFSNASAYRMEEDVPLVIPEVNADHLELIEIQREKRGWDGAIITNPNCSTICAVITLKPIMDKFGLDSVIITTLQAVSGAGYNGVPSMAILDNLIPYIKNEEEKMQTESLKLLGTLKDGKVEFANFKLSASCNRVAVIDGHTESIFVKTKEGAEPEEIKEVMDKFDPLKDLNLPTYAKPIVIREEIDRPQPRLDRNEGNGMSIVVGRIRKDPIFDVKYTALEHNTIRGAAGASILNAEYFVKKYL; this comes from the coding sequence ATGAAGATAAAAGTTGGTGTCTTAGGAGCTACTGGAAGCGTGGGGCAGAGATTTGTCCAATTATTGGCAGACCACCCAATGTTTGAGTTAACAGCTTTAGCAGCATCAGAGAGAAGTGCTGGGAAAAAGTATAAAGATGCATGCTACTGGTTCCAAGATAGAGATATTCCAGAAAATATAAAAGATATGGTTGTGATTCCAACAGACCCTAAGCATGAAGCATTTGAAGATGTTGATATTGTCTTCTCAGCTCTACCTTCAGATTTAGCTAAAAAGTTTGAACCAGAATTTGCTAAGGAAGGTAAATTGGTTTTCTCTAACGCATCAGCTTATAGAATGGAAGAAGATGTTCCATTAGTAATTCCTGAAGTTAATGCAGACCACTTAGAATTGATAGAAATTCAGAGAGAAAAGAGAGGATGGGATGGGGCAATTATAACAAACCCTAACTGCTCAACAATTTGTGCTGTCATAACATTAAAACCAATAATGGATAAATTTGGCTTAGATTCAGTAATTATAACAACATTGCAGGCAGTTAGTGGAGCAGGTTATAATGGCGTTCCTTCAATGGCAATTTTAGATAATTTAATTCCATATATTAAAAATGAAGAAGAAAAAATGCAAACAGAGAGCTTAAAGCTGTTAGGAACTTTAAAAGATGGTAAGGTTGAGTTTGCTAACTTTAAATTAAGTGCTTCATGTAATAGAGTTGCAGTTATAGATGGGCATACTGAGAGCATATTTGTCAAAACAAAAGAAGGGGCTGAGCCAGAAGAGATAAAAGAGGTTATGGACAAATTTGACCCATTAAAAGACTTAAACCTTCCAACCTATGCTAAACCAATTGTTATTAGGGAAGAGATAGATAGACCACAACCAAGATTGGACAGAAATGAAGGAAATGGAATGAGTATTGTTGTTGGTAGAATCAGAAAAGACCCAATATTTGATGTTAAATACACTGCGTTAGAGCATAACACAATTAGAGGAGCTGCTGGGGCAAGTATATTAAATGCTGAATACTTTGTTAAAAAATACTTATAA
- a CDS encoding dihydromethanopterin reductase (acceptor), protein MKIVWCITGAGHLLRESFQVMKKLKEEIEDLKVTTLVSRAGEEVVKMYGLFGELYNISNGNYYEELILEREHPYSSPITGRLSLGKYDYLICSPASGNTVAKVVNGIADSLVTNAIAQAGKGFVKSLIVPVDYKEGIVITKLPYSIDKKKCKLCLKCIKVCPNGAIVKREDFVEISLPKCLGCGNCKKVCPYNAIIEGKEVKMRVRKIDAENTRKLKELEDVIVLKHPYEILEFFKIK, encoded by the coding sequence ATGAAAATAGTTTGGTGTATTACAGGGGCTGGGCATTTATTAAGAGAGAGTTTCCAAGTAATGAAAAAATTAAAGGAAGAAATTGAAGATTTGAAGGTAACTACTTTAGTTTCAAGAGCAGGGGAAGAAGTTGTGAAGATGTATGGTTTGTTTGGGGAACTATATAATATTTCCAATGGAAATTATTATGAAGAGCTAATTTTAGAGAGAGAACATCCGTATTCATCACCAATTACTGGAAGATTAAGCTTGGGAAAATATGATTACTTAATTTGTTCCCCAGCTTCTGGAAATACTGTTGCTAAGGTAGTTAATGGAATAGCTGACAGCTTAGTAACAAATGCTATTGCCCAAGCAGGAAAGGGGTTTGTTAAGTCTTTAATCGTGCCTGTTGATTATAAAGAAGGGATTGTTATAACAAAACTTCCATATTCAATAGACAAAAAGAAATGTAAGCTCTGTTTAAAATGTATAAAAGTTTGTCCAAATGGTGCTATAGTTAAGAGAGAAGATTTTGTTGAGATATCACTACCTAAATGCTTAGGATGTGGAAATTGTAAAAAAGTTTGCCCATACAATGCAATAATTGAAGGAAAAGAGGTTAAGATGAGAGTTAGAAAAATAGATGCTGAAAATACAAGAAAATTAAAAGAATTGGAAGATGTTATTGTATTAAAGCATCCTTATGAGATTTTAGAGTTTTTTAAGATTAAATAA
- the hypA gene encoding hydrogenase maturation nickel metallochaperone HypA codes for MHELSYATAILEAILNSVKKEEEKGKKIKKVSEINLEVGELTFINVEQLKFAFEVIAEGTICENAKINVEFIKPKCKCLDCGYEGEAEIIDEFEIYCPNCKSIRLKLSGGKEFNIKNATVEYEG; via the coding sequence ATGCATGAATTGTCCTATGCCACAGCTATACTTGAAGCAATACTTAATAGCGTAAAAAAAGAGGAAGAAAAAGGAAAAAAGATAAAGAAAGTTAGTGAAATTAACTTAGAAGTTGGAGAACTAACATTTATCAATGTTGAGCAATTGAAATTTGCATTTGAAGTTATTGCAGAAGGGACTATCTGCGAGAATGCTAAAATTAATGTTGAATTTATAAAACCAAAATGCAAATGTTTAGATTGTGGATATGAAGGAGAAGCAGAGATAATAGATGAATTTGAAATCTACTGTCCAAATTGTAAAAGTATAAGGTTAAAGCTATCTGGAGGAAAAGAGTTTAATATAAAAAATGCAACTGTTGAGTATGAAGGCTAA
- a CDS encoding 4-phosphopantoate--beta-alanine ligase, producing the protein MQIPKTHPRYESLMKREKVIEALDKGILAKAGLIAHGRGEMFDYLIGEKTTPIALEAIKAAAAMLILAKNPVISVNGNTVALAIDEVVELAKELNGKIEVNLFYRTKERELAIKKAFEEKFKDDIETGKIKILGIDDANKQIPNLDSLRGKVSEEGIFSADVVLVPLEDGDRAEALVNMGKKVIAIDLNPLSRTARKSTITIVDELTRTLPLLIKYVREFKNKDREELLKIVDGFDNKKNLKEMIEYIAERLKNLSLDEL; encoded by the coding sequence ATGCAGATTCCTAAAACACATCCAAGATACGAATCTTTAATGAAGAGAGAAAAGGTAATTGAGGCATTAGATAAAGGGATTTTAGCTAAAGCTGGATTAATAGCTCATGGTAGAGGTGAGATGTTTGATTATTTAATTGGGGAAAAAACAACACCAATAGCATTAGAAGCAATAAAAGCTGCTGCTGCTATGTTAATTTTAGCTAAAAATCCAGTGATAAGTGTTAATGGAAATACAGTGGCTTTGGCAATAGATGAAGTTGTTGAATTAGCTAAGGAATTAAATGGAAAGATAGAGGTTAATTTATTTTATAGGACTAAAGAGAGAGAATTGGCTATAAAAAAAGCTTTTGAAGAAAAATTTAAAGATGATATTGAGACAGGAAAGATAAAAATCTTAGGAATTGATGATGCAAATAAACAGATTCCAAACTTGGACAGCTTGAGAGGAAAGGTTTCAGAAGAGGGGATATTTAGTGCAGATGTTGTTTTAGTCCCGTTAGAGGATGGGGATAGAGCAGAAGCTTTAGTTAATATGGGTAAAAAGGTTATAGCGATAGATTTAAATCCATTATCAAGAACTGCAAGAAAATCTACCATAACAATAGTGGATGAATTAACAAGAACTTTACCTTTATTAATCAAATATGTTAGAGAATTTAAAAATAAAGATAGAGAAGAGCTTTTAAAGATTGTAGATGGCTTTGACAACAAGAAAAATTTGAAAGAGATGATTGAGTATATAGCTGAGAGATTAAAAAATCTAAGCTTGGATGAATTATAG
- the purF gene encoding amidophosphoribosyltransferase has product MCGIFGVYSYEKLNVAKKIYYGLFALQHRGQEGAGIATSDGKNIHYYKNIGLVTDVFKNEILQNLFGYIGIGHVRYSTTGGKAVENCQPFVVKSSFGNIAIAHNGDLVNSNELRRELEMKGHIFTSSTDSEVIAQLLVRELLKTSDKIEAIKNTLRKLVGAYSLLIMFNDSLIAVRDPWGFKPLCIGRDESNIYISSEDCALTTLDAEFIRDVEPGEIIEIKNGEMISHKLDYDVSEYNPVNANVPCIYNGATTCMFEYVYFARPDSTIDGVSVYKVRKRIGKILAKEHPVDADVVSPIPDSGVAFALGFSEESGIPYYEGLIKNRYVGRTFILPSQNERELAVRLKLSPVKSVLEGKRVVLVDDSIVRGTTSRRIVNMVRKAGAKEVHLRIGSPKIISPCYYGIDMATKKELIASNKTEKEIGKAIGVDSIGYLSLEGLVKAIGRKDLCLACVTGEYPTEVKFEKILGRE; this is encoded by the coding sequence ATGTGCGGGATATTTGGAGTCTACTCTTATGAAAAACTAAACGTAGCTAAGAAAATTTATTATGGGTTGTTTGCTTTACAACACAGAGGACAGGAAGGGGCTGGAATTGCTACAAGTGATGGAAAAAATATACACTATTACAAAAATATTGGATTAGTTACAGATGTTTTTAAAAATGAGATATTGCAAAACTTATTTGGATACATTGGAATTGGACATGTAAGATATTCAACAACTGGAGGAAAGGCTGTTGAGAACTGCCAGCCGTTTGTTGTTAAAAGCTCATTTGGTAATATAGCTATAGCCCATAATGGAGATTTGGTAAATTCAAATGAATTGAGAAGAGAATTAGAGATGAAGGGGCATATATTCACTTCTTCAACTGACTCTGAAGTTATAGCTCAACTTTTAGTTAGAGAGTTGTTAAAAACATCTGATAAGATTGAAGCAATAAAAAATACATTGAGAAAACTTGTAGGTGCTTATTCACTTTTAATAATGTTTAATGATTCTTTAATAGCAGTAAGAGACCCATGGGGCTTTAAACCATTGTGTATTGGAAGAGATGAGAGCAATATTTACATATCATCTGAGGATTGTGCATTAACAACCTTAGATGCTGAATTTATTAGGGATGTAGAACCAGGAGAGATTATTGAAATTAAAAATGGTGAAATGATATCTCATAAATTGGATTATGATGTTTCTGAATACAATCCTGTAAATGCTAATGTTCCATGCATATATAATGGAGCTACAACATGTATGTTTGAGTATGTGTATTTTGCAAGACCTGACTCAACAATTGATGGGGTTAGCGTCTATAAGGTTAGAAAAAGAATTGGAAAGATTTTGGCTAAAGAACATCCAGTAGATGCTGATGTTGTATCTCCAATTCCAGATTCTGGTGTAGCGTTTGCCTTAGGGTTTTCTGAAGAGTCAGGGATTCCATACTATGAAGGTTTAATAAAAAACAGATATGTTGGAAGGACTTTTATTCTACCTTCACAGAATGAGAGAGAGTTGGCTGTAAGGTTAAAGTTAAGTCCAGTAAAAAGTGTATTAGAAGGGAAGAGGGTTGTTTTAGTTGATGATAGTATTGTTAGAGGTACTACTTCAAGAAGGATTGTAAATATGGTTAGAAAGGCTGGAGCAAAGGAAGTGCATCTAAGAATAGGAAGTCCTAAAATTATATCTCCTTGCTATTATGGTATAGACATGGCAACTAAAAAAGAACTTATTGCTTCAAATAAAACAGAAAAAGAGATAGGAAAAGCTATTGGAGTAGATTCTATTGGATATTTATCATTGGAGGGATTAGTTAAAGCAATAGGTAGAAAAGATTTATGTTTAGCTTGTGTAACTGGAGAATATCCAACTGAAGTTAAGTTTGAAAAGATATTGGGAAGAGAATAA
- a CDS encoding DUF371 domain-containing protein, whose protein sequence is MEFIIKAKGHKNVSATHKTTLEITKEDYLTPTGHCIIGIEADKSMTDFSEEFKEKLRNAKKIIVEIEVEGIKDTIIGEGHKDLILNHPTDIVIRKSNYICPRTLMINANKSAKDINREIVKKLKEGKELIFKIIV, encoded by the coding sequence ATGGAATTTATTATCAAAGCTAAAGGACATAAAAATGTCTCGGCAACTCATAAAACAACCTTGGAGATTACAAAAGAAGATTATTTAACACCAACTGGACATTGCATTATAGGAATAGAGGCAGATAAATCTATGACTGATTTTAGTGAAGAATTTAAGGAAAAGCTTAGAAATGCTAAAAAAATAATTGTAGAGATTGAAGTTGAAGGAATAAAAGACACTATAATTGGAGAGGGGCATAAAGATTTAATTTTAAATCATCCAACAGATATTGTTATTAGAAAGAGTAATTACATATGCCCAAGAACGTTAATGATTAATGCAAATAAATCAGCAAAAGATATTAATAGAGAGATAGTAAAAAAATTAAAAGAAGGGAAAGAGTTAATTTTTAAGATAATTGTCTAA
- a CDS encoding RNA-binding domain-containing protein encodes MLNSIKISAIVHATEDEDKVLEAIEFFIPEDVDEEKINLEVVETQGYFGNPIKIINVGVEGKEAKKIFKHIMDLIKSDERNLNKLKKDLHLRVEDNKFYVRFDKQRAYLGECRVIDGDDVIRTVFNFKIFAPKNKEEKVKEIVAEALELNEDK; translated from the coding sequence ATGCTAAATTCTATAAAAATTAGTGCAATAGTGCATGCTACAGAGGATGAGGATAAGGTTTTAGAGGCTATAGAGTTTTTTATTCCAGAGGATGTTGATGAGGAGAAAATAAATTTAGAAGTTGTTGAAACACAGGGATACTTTGGAAACCCAATAAAAATTATCAATGTAGGTGTTGAAGGAAAGGAAGCTAAGAAGATATTCAAACATATTATGGATTTGATAAAATCTGATGAGAGAAATTTAAATAAGTTAAAAAAAGATTTACACTTAAGAGTTGAGGATAACAAATTTTATGTTAGGTTTGATAAGCAGAGAGCTTATTTAGGAGAGTGTAGAGTTATAGATGGGGATGATGTTATAAGGACTGTTTTCAACTTCAAAATATTTGCTCCAAAAAATAAGGAGGAAAAAGTTAAAGAAATTGTTGCTGAAGCTCTTGAATTGAATGAAGATAAGTGA
- the albA gene encoding DNA-binding protein Alba, translating to MDNVVLIGKKPVMNYVVAVLTQLTSNDEVIIKARGKAINKAVDVAEMIRNRFIKDIKVKKIEIGTDKVKNPDGREVNVSTIEIVLAK from the coding sequence ATGGATAATGTAGTGTTAATAGGGAAGAAGCCAGTGATGAACTACGTTGTAGCAGTTCTTACACAGCTAACAAGCAATGATGAAGTGATAATAAAAGCAAGAGGAAAAGCTATCAATAAAGCAGTAGATGTTGCAGAGATGATAAGAAACAGATTTATAAAAGACATAAAAGTTAAAAAAATAGAGATAGGAACAGACAAAGTGAAGAATCCAGATGGAAGAGAAGTTAATGTCTCAACAATTGAGATTGTTTTAGCTAAATAA
- a CDS encoding damage-control phosphatase ARMT1 family protein, which translates to MKLRPECAICIIRQVVDAANEITDDEREQFRLIKSTMEVIKDVYGENAVPAWMGTIVHRYLKKISNNNDPYKNLKEKANKIALQYLDKVREMSNTDDELERLRKKVLATIAGNVIDFGAYSTEINIEKLIEDTLNGELKIDNSKELLNDLKNKDIKKILYICDNAGEIIFDRVLMEEIKKYDKDIVAVVKGKPILNDATLEDAKIAKIDEIAKVITTGSDIIGIILEECSEEFLKEFESADLIIAKGMGNYESLTEYGDRIGKPVYYILKAKCRPVAENIGVDVGDNVLLKK; encoded by the coding sequence ATGAAGTTAAGACCAGAATGTGCTATCTGTATAATAAGACAAGTTGTTGATGCTGCTAATGAAATAACAGATGATGAGAGAGAGCAATTTAGATTAATAAAAAGCACTATGGAAGTTATTAAAGATGTTTATGGTGAAAATGCCGTTCCGGCATGGATGGGGACTATAGTTCATAGATATTTAAAGAAAATTAGTAATAACAACGACCCTTATAAAAATTTGAAAGAGAAGGCAAACAAAATAGCTTTACAGTATTTGGATAAAGTTAGAGAGATGAGTAATACAGATGATGAGCTTGAGAGATTGAGAAAGAAGGTTTTAGCAACAATTGCAGGAAACGTTATAGATTTTGGGGCTTACAGCACAGAGATAAATATTGAAAAGTTAATTGAAGATACATTAAATGGAGAGTTAAAGATAGATAATAGCAAAGAGCTTTTAAATGATTTAAAGAATAAAGATATAAAAAAGATTTTGTACATATGTGATAACGCTGGAGAGATTATTTTTGATAGGGTTTTAATGGAAGAGATTAAAAAATATGATAAAGATATCGTTGCAGTAGTTAAAGGAAAACCAATTCTAAATGATGCAACATTAGAAGATGCAAAGATAGCTAAAATTGATGAGATAGCTAAGGTTATAACAACTGGCTCAGATATCATTGGGATTATTTTAGAAGAGTGTTCAGAAGAATTTTTGAAAGAGTTTGAAAGTGCTGATTTAATCATTGCCAAAGGAATGGGTAATTATGAAAGTTTAACAGAATATGGAGATAGAATAGGTAAGCCAGTTTATTATATATTAAAGGCAAAATGCAGACCTGTTGCTGAAAATATTGGTGTCGATGTAGGGGATAATGTTTTATTAAAAAAATAA
- a CDS encoding SDR family oxidoreductase, whose protein sequence is MILVTGGAGFIGSHIVDKLIENNYDVIILDNLTTGNKNNINPKAEFINADIRDKDLDKKINFKDIEVVIHQAAQINVRSSVENPIYDGDINVLGTTNILEFMRKYDINKIIFASSVGVYGEPNYLPVDENHPINPLSPYGLSKYVGEEYIKLYNRLYGIEYAILRYSNVYGERQDPKGEAGVISIFIDKMLKNENPIIFGDGNQTRDFVYVGDVAKANIMALNWKNETVNIGTGKETSVNKLFNIIKNEIGFKGNAIYDKPREGEVYRIYLDIKKAESLGWEPEVDLKEGIKRVVNWMKNINR, encoded by the coding sequence ATGATATTAGTTACTGGAGGGGCAGGTTTTATTGGTAGCCATATTGTAGATAAGCTAATTGAAAACAATTATGATGTAATTATTTTAGATAATCTAACAACAGGAAATAAAAATAACATAAATCCAAAGGCAGAGTTTATAAATGCAGATATAAGAGATAAGGATTTAGATAAAAAAATTAATTTTAAAGATATTGAAGTTGTAATCCATCAAGCAGCTCAGATAAACGTTAGAAGCTCTGTTGAAAATCCAATATATGATGGAGATATCAACGTTTTAGGAACTACAAATATTTTGGAGTTTATGAGAAAGTATGACATAAATAAAATAATATTTGCATCATCCGTTGGAGTGTATGGAGAACCGAATTATCTTCCAGTTGATGAAAATCATCCAATAAATCCTCTATCCCCTTATGGACTAAGCAAATATGTTGGGGAGGAATATATCAAGTTATACAACCGTTTATATGGAATTGAATATGCAATTTTAAGATACTCAAATGTTTATGGAGAAAGGCAGGACCCAAAAGGAGAGGCAGGGGTTATTAGTATATTTATAGACAAGATGTTAAAAAATGAAAATCCAATTATTTTTGGAGATGGGAATCAAACAAGAGATTTTGTTTATGTTGGAGATGTTGCAAAAGCAAATATTATGGCATTAAATTGGAAAAATGAGACAGTTAATATAGGCACTGGAAAAGAAACATCAGTAAATAAATTATTTAATATAATAAAAAATGAAATTGGATTTAAAGGGAATGCAATATATGACAAACCAAGAGAAGGAGAAGTTTATAGAATTTATTTGGATATAAAAAAGGCAGAGTCATTGGGTTGGGAACCAGAGGTTGATTTGAAAGAGGGGATAAAGAGGGTTGTTAATTGGATGAAAAATATAAATAGGTAA
- the purM gene encoding phosphoribosylformylglycinamidine cyclo-ligase, which translates to MVTYKDAGVDISHEDRVIKALVSQITFKRTDIKPAELGLHYAGAVEFGDYYLVLSTDGVGSKMIVAEMANKFDTVGIDMIAMNVNDAICIGAEPVALVDYLAVGHITEEIAEQIGKGLNEGAKEANINIVGGETATLPDMIKGIDLAGTVLAIVKKDEIITGKDVKPGDVIVGLRSSGIHSNGLSLARKVFFDIAKMDVYDKLSYGKTVAEELLTPTRIYVKPVLEMVRDKDIEVKGLAHITGGSFRKLKRLNDKVTYYIDNLPEPLPIFKEIQRLGNVPDEEMFRTFNMGIGFCVIVDEEDADKVIKISNKYNIPAQIIGRVVDSLEVNGNKVVGKSVVKYNDKFIILE; encoded by the coding sequence ATGGTTACTTACAAAGATGCAGGAGTAGATATATCACATGAAGATAGAGTGATTAAAGCTTTAGTTTCACAGATAACATTTAAAAGAACTGATATAAAGCCTGCTGAGTTAGGATTGCATTATGCAGGGGCAGTAGAGTTTGGAGATTACTATTTAGTTCTATCAACAGATGGTGTTGGAAGTAAGATGATAGTTGCTGAAATGGCTAATAAATTTGATACAGTTGGAATAGACATGATAGCAATGAATGTAAATGATGCCATCTGTATTGGAGCAGAGCCAGTTGCTTTGGTTGATTACTTAGCAGTTGGACATATAACTGAAGAGATAGCTGAGCAAATAGGAAAAGGTTTAAATGAAGGAGCTAAAGAGGCTAATATAAACATAGTTGGTGGAGAGACAGCAACATTACCAGACATGATTAAAGGCATTGATTTAGCGGGGACTGTTTTAGCAATAGTTAAAAAAGATGAAATCATAACTGGAAAAGATGTAAAACCAGGAGATGTAATTGTTGGATTAAGAAGCTCTGGAATACATAGCAATGGGTTATCATTGGCAAGGAAAGTATTTTTTGACATAGCTAAGATGGATGTTTATGATAAACTCTCTTATGGAAAAACAGTTGCTGAAGAGCTTTTAACACCAACAAGAATTTATGTGAAGCCAGTTTTAGAGATGGTTAGAGATAAAGATATAGAGGTTAAAGGTTTAGCCCACATAACTGGAGGTAGCTTTAGAAAGCTTAAAAGATTGAATGATAAAGTAACTTATTATATAGATAACCTTCCAGAACCATTGCCAATATTTAAGGAGATTCAAAGATTAGGTAATGTGCCAGATGAAGAGATGTTTAGAACATTTAATATGGGTATTGGATTCTGTGTAATTGTTGATGAAGAAGATGCTGACAAAGTTATAAAGATATCAAATAAATATAATATTCCAGCTCAGATAATAGGTAGAGTTGTTGATAGCTTAGAAGTTAATGGAAATAAGGTTGTTGGCAAATCTGTTGTAAAGTATAATGATAAGTTCATCATATTAGAGTAA
- the sucC gene encoding ADP-forming succinate--CoA ligase subunit beta, translating into MKLHEYEAKNIFKKYGIPVPESFLVYKEDDLNRIEIEKDVVLKAQVLVGGRGKAGGILFASNKEEFIKKAEELFNKEIKGEKVEKILVEEKLPIEKEYYVSIIIDRDAKKPLIIFSTEGGVDIEEVASKEPEKIIKYHIDVKKPFLPYIARWIVKEAKVPSNEIGKVADIIYKLYKIFKELDATMVEINPLVITKDGNAYAADAVIHLDDDAAFRHNYEIFEEYKNKEKLPFAYVELDGDVAIIGNGAGLTLASMDVINNLGRKPACFLDIGGGADTETVKLALRKVLENKNVKGIFINILGGITRCDEVAKGIVEVLKEHPNIKFAVRMMGTNEEIGRKILEEHGIPYETSMEEAGRKLIESLS; encoded by the coding sequence ATGAAACTACATGAATATGAGGCTAAAAATATATTTAAAAAGTATGGTATCCCTGTCCCAGAAAGTTTTTTAGTGTATAAGGAAGATGATTTAAACAGAATAGAGATTGAAAAAGATGTTGTTTTAAAAGCTCAGGTTTTAGTTGGTGGAAGAGGAAAAGCAGGGGGAATTTTATTTGCATCAAATAAAGAAGAATTCATAAAGAAAGCAGAAGAACTATTTAATAAAGAAATCAAAGGAGAAAAAGTAGAAAAAATTTTAGTTGAAGAGAAATTACCAATAGAAAAGGAATATTATGTATCAATTATTATTGATAGAGATGCTAAAAAACCACTAATTATTTTCTCAACTGAAGGAGGAGTGGATATTGAAGAAGTTGCATCAAAAGAGCCAGAGAAAATTATAAAATATCATATAGATGTTAAAAAACCATTCCTTCCATATATAGCAAGGTGGATAGTTAAAGAGGCAAAAGTGCCAAGTAATGAGATTGGAAAAGTTGCTGACATTATTTATAAATTATATAAAATCTTTAAAGAGTTAGATGCTACAATGGTTGAAATAAATCCTTTAGTTATAACTAAAGATGGAAATGCCTATGCTGCTGATGCTGTTATCCATTTAGATGACGATGCAGCATTTAGACATAATTATGAGATATTTGAAGAATACAAAAATAAAGAAAAATTGCCATTTGCCTATGTTGAGTTAGATGGAGATGTTGCTATTATAGGTAATGGGGCAGGTTTAACATTAGCAAGTATGGATGTTATAAATAACCTTGGCAGAAAACCAGCTTGCTTCTTAGATATTGGAGGAGGGGCTGATACTGAAACAGTAAAATTAGCTTTAAGAAAAGTTTTAGAGAATAAAAATGTTAAGGGAATATTTATTAATATTTTAGGAGGAATTACAAGATGTGATGAAGTTGCAAAAGGAATTGTTGAGGTTTTAAAAGAACATCCAAATATAAAATTTGCTGTTAGAATGATGGGAACTAATGAAGAGATTGGAAGAAAAATATTGGAAGAGCATGGAATACCTTATGAAACATCAATGGAAGAAGCTGGAAGAAAGTTAATTGAGTCATTAAGCTAA